In the genome of Aspergillus luchuensis IFO 4308 DNA, chromosome 2, nearly complete sequence, one region contains:
- a CDS encoding exosome non-catalytic core subunit RRP42 (COG:J;~EggNog:ENOG410PFWE;~InterPro:IPR020568,IPR001247;~PFAM:PF01138): MTAQRQASSASQTPLISPAELSYLYTSLSLPDGPIRPDGRSPTQFRPLTAETDILPGTNGSARVGFADGTQAIVGVKAEVEKTVVAAEALNLSQQQTQEDYADNEGGEGQKTSSHGHGSWVQMSIEIPGFRDDDALPVFLSEMMREPLVESVAGAGDGLGGDEMAGGLKGRLVINKRWHWRLYIDVLLLSQPLSYPLPLLSLTTHLALLSTKLPKLKSKGEEDPFFDDDWNAAEYLYPRSQSGPRLSSTKQVRPPVTLLVISVGDNVIFDPNREEIAVADTVLAVSVTQDSDSDGLKLLSIRTVDPPSRLTQPGVSNSENVATLGSTAAAEEAAMTDPSTGEEVAGVWRPRRGGVKRRTIAKMLKLVLQKGGVGEEVLEGLEGVQVG; the protein is encoded by the exons ATGACCGCCCAACGCCaggcctcctccgcctcccaaACGCCCCTCATCTCCCCAGCAGAACTTTCCTACCTCTACACATCACTATCACTCCCCGATGGCCCCATCCGCCCCGACGGCCGCTCGCCCACGCAATTCCGCCCGTTGACGGCAGAAACAGACATTCTGCCGGGCACCAACGGTAGCGCGCGTGTGGGGTTCGCTGACGGCACGCAAGCCATTGTGGGAGTGAAAGCGGAGGTGGAAAAGACCGTTGTTGCAGCTGAAGCGCTGAACCTATCGCAACAGCAAACGCAAGAAGATTATGCCGATAATGAAGGCGGAGAGGGCCAAAAGACCTCCAGTCATGGTCATGGGTCGTGGGTGCAGATGTCTATCGAGATCCCCGGGTttcgggatgatgatgccctCCCGGTTTTCTTGTCGGAGATGATGCGCGAGCCGCTTGTTGAGTCggttgctggtgctggtgatgggttgggtgggGATGAGATGGCGGGTGGGTTGAAGGGGAGGTTGGTTATTAATAAGAGGTGGCATTGGAGGTTGTATATTGAT gtgctgctgctgtctcaGCCGTTGTCGTATCCGTTGCCGTTGCTGTCTTTGACGACTCATTTGGCTCTCTTGTCGACTAAGCTGCCTAAGCTCAAGTCtaagggagaggaagatccCTTCTTCGATGATGATTGGAATGCCGCTGAATATCTATACCCCCGCTCGCAGTCGGGGCCTCGTCTTTCTTCTACGAAGCAGGTCCGGCCTCCTGTGACGCTGCTTGTTATTTCTGTGGGCGATAATGTCATCTTTGATCCTAACAGAGAGGAGATTGCCGTTGCGGATACGGTTCTGGCTGTTTCTGTCACCCAGGATAGTGACTCGGATGGCCTGAAACTGCTCTCTATTCGCACAGTCGACCCCCCGTCTCGTCTTACCCAGCCGGGTGTATCGAACTCGGAGAACGTGGCGACTCTGGGCTCCACGGCCGCTGCGGAAGAGGCCGCCATGACGGACCCGTCTACTGGCGAAGAGGTTGCTGGCGTTTGGAGACCCCGACGGGGTGGCGTCAAGCGGCGCACGATTGCAAAGATGCTCAAGCTGGTCCTGCAGaaggggggtgttggtgaaGAGGTCCTTGAGGGTCTTGAGGGAGTTCAGGTGGGCTGA
- a CDS encoding TspO/MBR family protein (COG:T;~EggNog:ENOG410PN2S;~InterPro:IPR004307,IPR038330;~PFAM:PF03073;~TransMembrane:5 (o12-31i51-73o106-124i131-149o161-184i);~go_component: GO:0016021 - integral component of membrane [Evidence IEA]), giving the protein MPWSAALPQAMFAHPLVSIVTPIATGSLIGYQTNRKGRTKQTYHSLKKPPLYPPTWAFPVVWTVLYGMMGFAIHHATVSGTIAGAYPPSLSSSSIVQDWTVKSQTLYISQLALNHLWMPLFFMFRKPAWALADLLLLSGNVAALMHIWWKHDRVAFWLMTPYAAWLGVATYLNAGVGILNNWVIGGERRKEE; this is encoded by the exons ATGCCCTGGTCCGCCGCACTCCCTCAGGCGATGTTCGCCCACCCCCTAGTCTCCATCGTGACGCCCATCGCGACAGGTTCTCTAATCGGGTACCAGACCAACC GCAAAGGCCGCACCAAACAAACCTACCACTCGCTCAAAAAACCCCCTCTTTACCCACCAACCTGGGCCTTCCCCGTCGTATGGACCGTCCTCTACGGCATGATGGGTTTCGCCATCCACCACGCAACAGTTTCAGGGACCATAGCCGGCGCATATCCCCcctcattatcatcatcatcaatagtCCAAGACTGGACCGTCAAGTCTCAGACGCTATACATTTCCCAACTGGCGTTGAATCATCTCTGGATGCCGCTGTTCTTCATGTTCCGGAAGCCGGCGTGGGCGTTGGCagatctgctgcttctgagTGGGAATGTGGCGGCGTTGATGCATATCTGGTGGAAGCATGACCGGGTGGCTTTTTGGTTGATGACGCCGTATGCGGCTTGGTTGGGGGTGGCGACGTATTTGAATGCTGGGGTGGGGATTTTGAATAATTGGGTCATTGGGggtgagaggaggaaggaggagtga
- a CDS encoding uncharacterized protein (COG:S;~EggNog:ENOG410PQ2D) produces the protein MAYNSFPNSPSYSQFGSMNHANPTENGASSYTPPYPAQYGPEQVNMPQPQVPPTSASPTGYYPKPPYEPAPWQQQQHQQQPPPPPPPPGRINEAVNSAFRQADSPAYLSPEVVSQITATVIQQLKATGLDNLQNDQQPSPPPPPPQWSHPATAAMYGEPSHSPRPQNTPPPPPKIPQGNPEYQAPVPPVHPSSPHLFPGPSVGQPGERRGSPTSQSQVSDHHQSMESRPKPPSREATVTEMTTLDKVWGKFFEDGKPTEKLSMLLRGITVHLIENYPPENTLVVVPEKMKQFYADTSVPSDPYPWEDIFDDRTSQISRLLRRLEVEHHLVQNKLHERPDIPGLTPRGFARWATLMIQAHPEKEYERFQKALLNMPINNPDNRSERLPKEFSRRLFPDAPDLSLREEIDQKIMEFCNVDLPPITEDELKKVAAQRHKKSAHKASVSSVDSTPSMGERERQPYYSTSSSAIVDDEDKEVPSRPIERERKPYTAHPGGGKVYEDKAPSHRHANSMSAGSGSKDSPIEIGPRMSETHLHTGTSRPTTTFGRSRSPSRGAHTGGDYRHSESDLLGHGSGSRYGGLSDNDYYYPSTTSALPGDIDDSRKYHNLSPDHGDRRLYDALRNRDSEREKLKRSSWGGDEDYYRAATGYDYKPYGYR, from the exons ATGGCTTACAACAGCTTCCCCAACAGTCCTTCTTACTCGCAGTTTGGAAGCATGAACCATGCCAATCCAACCGAAAATGGCGCATCATCTTACACTCCTCCGTACCCTGCACAATATGGGCCGGAGCAGGTGAATATGCCTCAGCCTCAAGTTCCTCCTACCTCCGCTTCTCCGACAGGTTACTATCCGAAACCTCCGTACGAGCCAGCTCCatggcagcaacagcagcatcagcagcaaccaccaccgcctcctccccctcccggGAGGATCAACGAGGCTGTGAATTCGGCCTTTCGCCAGGCTGACTCTCCAGCCTATCTGTCTCCAGAGGTGGTCTCTCAGATAACTGCGACGGTGATACAACAGCTGAAAGCGACGGGGTTGGACAATTTGCAAAATGATCAACAGccgtcaccaccgccgccgccgccgcaatGGAGTCATCCAGCTACAGCCGCCATGTATGGTGAACCGTCCCATTCACCTAGGCCGCAGAAtacccctccaccaccgcctaAGATCCCACAAGGTAACCCGGAATACCAAGCACCTGTGCCGCCTGTACATCCCAGCAGCCCTCATTTATTCCCCGGACCATCCGTGGGGCAGCCGGGTGAAAGACGTGGATCGCCAACAAGCCAGAGTCAGGTCAGCGACCATCACCAGAGCATGGAGTCCCGACCAAAGCCGCCATCGAGGGAAGCTACGGTTACTGAAATGACAACGTTGGATAAAGTATGGGGCAAGTTCTTCGAAGACGGGAAGCCAACAGAAAAGCTCAGCATGCTATTGCGCGGCATCACAGTCCACCTT ATTGAGAATTACCCGCCGGAGAATACTCTCGTTGTAGTTCCTGAAAAGATGAAACAGTTCTATGCAGATACAAGTGTGCCATCTGATCCATACCCTTGGGAAG ACATCTTTGACGACCGTACATCCCAGATCTCAAGGTTGCTGCGAAGGCTTGAAGTGGAACATCATCTCGTACAAAATAAACTCCATGAGAGGCCTGATATCCCGGGTCTGACTCCTCGCGGTTTCGCCCGCTGGGCTACTTTAATGATTCAAGCCCACCCTGAGAAAGAGTACGAGCGCTTCCAGAAGGCGCTGTTGAACATgcccatcaacaaccccgaCAATAGGAGCGAGAGACTGCCCAAGGAGTTCTCAAGGCGCTTGTTCCCTGATGCCCCAGACCTTTCATTGAGGGAAGAGATCGATCAGAAAATCATGGAGTTTTGCAACGTCGACTTGCCGCCCATCACCGAGGACGAGCTGAAAAAGGTGGCCGCACAGCGTCACAAGAAGTCTGCACACAAGGCATCAGTGAGCTCCGTCGACTCAACCCCTTCAATGGGAGAGCGTGAGCGTCAACCCTACTATAGCACATCATCTTCTGCCattgtcgatgatgaggacaaaGAGGTGCCATCGCGGCCTATTGAACGCGAAAGGAAGCCCTACACTGCGCATCCTGGAGGTGGTAAAGTGTACGAAGATAAAGCACCCAGCCATCGCCATGCGAACTCGATGTCCGCAGGATCTGGCTCGAAAGATAGCCCGATCGAGATCGGACCCCGAATGTCGGAGACGCACCTCCACACCGGGACTTCACGTCCCACAACTACGTTCGGACGATCTCGAAGTCCGTCACGGGGGGCTCATACAGGCGGCGACTATAGGCACTCCGAAAGCGACCTGTTAGGCCATGGTAGTGGCTCTCGATATGGAGGGTTGTCGGACaatgactactactacccctcAACTACATCTGCCCTCCCAGGAGACATCGACGACAGTCGCAAATACCACAACCTTAGCCCCGACCATGGCGATAGGCGACTGTACGATGCCCTGCGGAACCGAGACAGCGAACGAGAAAAACTCAAGCGCAGCAGCTGGGGCGGCGACGAGGATTACTATCGCGCGGCTACCGGCTACGACTATAAACCGTATGGGTATAGGTGA
- a CDS encoding DnaJ domain protein (COG:O;~EggNog:ENOG410PKFU;~InterPro:IPR001623,IPR036869,IPR018253;~PFAM:PF00226), translated as MPITNPLHRYKWKVGKDPEGYYSEEEEYKRGPVERDENGEIIIPRRRVLDLYEVLGLDDQATQDQIRAAYKKKALKHHPDKAPPSKKEEANSKFQKIAFAYAVLSDERRRARFDKTGSTEDALDEDEDFDWTEFYREQFATAVDVDAIDKLKKEYQGSEEEVKDILQAYENHQGDLDKIYDSVMLCNVIDDDERFRAIIDLAIAEGRAQKYKKYTEEPVKKRQARLKRAQKEAKEAEQVSKEMEENKSKTGRKNKGGRKKEDGPEDVGDLAAMIKQRNLGRLDSLINRLEEKYNNRLEEKYNVDSELNALGPGPSKVKKTRKKRKSSPPESAFEEMAARGEKKRQRTKG; from the exons ATGCCTATCACGAACCCTCTCCACCGCTACAAATGGAAAGTTGGGAAGGATCCAGAGGGGTATTAttcagaggaagaggagtatAAGCGGGGACCGGTCGAACGCGATGAGAATGGTGAAATAATCATACCCCGGCGCAGAGTCCTTGACTTGTATGAGGTTCTCGGTCTCGATGACCAGGCGACTCAAGACCAGATCAGGGCTGCTTATAAGAAGAAGGCGCTGAAGCATCATCCTG ACAAGGCACCCCCgagcaagaaagaagaagcgaacAGCAAATTCCAAAAAATCGCCTTCGCTTACGCCGTCCTTTCTGATGAACGTCGCCGCGCGAGATTCGATAAGACGGGTAGCACGGAGGACGCcttggacgaagatgaggattTTGACTGGACGGAGTTCTACCGGGAGCAATTCGCCACCGCTGTTGATGTCGATGCGATCGACAAGCTCAAGAAGGAATACCAGGGGTCTGAGGAAGAGGTCAAGGATATACTGCAGGCCTATGAAAATCACCAGGGCGATCTGGATAAAATCTACGACTCTGTGATGCTGTGTAAtgtcattgatgatgatgagcgaTTCCGCGCCATCATTGACTTGGCTATTGCGGAAGGAAGGGCCCAGAAGTACAAGAAATACACGGAGGAGCCGGTCAAGAAGCGTCAGGCCAGATTGAAGCGGGCACAGAAGGAAGCGAAGGAGGCGGAACAAGTGAgcaaggagatggaagagaacaagTCTAAGACGGGTAGGAAGAacaagggagggaggaagaaggaggatggccCCGAGGACGTGGGTGACTTGGCTGCGATGATTAAACAGCGGAACCTTGGCCGTCTTGACAGCCTCATCAATcggttggaggagaagtATAACAATcggttggaggagaagtATAACGTGGATAGTGAGCTTAATGCGCTGGGGCCGGGGCCGAGCAAGGtcaagaagacgaggaagaagcggaagtCGAGTCCTCCTGAATCGGCATTCGAAGAAATGGCTGCGcgtggggagaagaagaggcagaggACCAAGGGGTGA
- a CDS encoding OB-fold domain-containing protein (COG:S;~EggNog:ENOG410PX1K;~InterPro:IPR012340,IPR040260): MATAQNHDALEFYPAYCFKASPTHFTWVKMAAVDVLRLKRRPEFPDPKTYFHKNHPIQYISLLGIITSRTDLPTLTILTIDDSSGATLDVVVQKANPVPTISTSTPQSGMHTHISPTTALPLDITPYPPGTLAHVKGTVTTFRGVNQLQLERVFPVRDTNAEMRFVDQRSRCLVEVLDVPWRLGREEVERLRGEVEVEVEGEDGGVGVDEEEERGRRRKRRREEREERDRRRIWKMWEREERGREREAEVCRVEGGRVMRVIEGRKVKRVDGGG; encoded by the exons ATGGCGACAGCACAAAACCATGACGCCCTTGAATTCTACCCAGCGTATTGTTTCAAGGCGTCCCCAACCCACTTCACCTGGGTGAAGATGGCCGCGGTGGATGTACTACGATTGAAAAGAAGGCCGGAGTTTCCAG ACCCCAAAACCTACTTCCACAAAAACCATCCTATCCAATACATCTCCCTCCTGGGGATAATAACCTCTCGAACGGATCTACCAACGCTCACGATCCTGACGATTGACGATAGCAGCGGCGCGACGCTCGACGTGGTGGTTCAGAAAGCCAATCCCGTCCCTACAATTTCCACATCTACACCACAATCTGGGATGCATACACATATATCCCCTACAACCGCCCTCCCGCTGGACATAACACCCTATCCACCGGGGACGCTCGCGCACGTGAAAGGCACGGTGACCACCTTCCGCGGCGTGAACCAGCTGCAGCTCGAGCGGGTTTTTCCTGTGCGGGACACGAACGCTGAGATGCGGTTCGTGGATCAGCGGTCGCGGTGTTTGGTGGAGGTGTTGGATGTGCCGTGGCGGttgggaagggaggaggtggagaggttgaggggggaggtggaagtggaagtggaaggggaggatggaggtgttggtgtggatgaggaggaggagagggggagacggaggaagaggaggagggaggagagggaggagagggatcggaggaggatttggaagatgtgggagagggaggagagggggagggaaagggaggcggaggtttgtagggttgagggggggagggtcATGAGGGTTAttgaggggaggaaggtgaagagggtggatgggggtggatga
- a CDS encoding serine/threonine-protein kinase (BUSCO:EOG09261EU7;~COG:T;~EggNog:ENOG410PHI0;~InterPro:IPR017441,IPR008271,IPR000719,IPR011009;~PFAM:PF07714,PF00069;~go_function: GO:0004672 - protein kinase activity [Evidence IEA];~go_function: GO:0005524 - ATP binding [Evidence IEA];~go_process: GO:0006468 - protein phosphorylation [Evidence IEA]) codes for MTVCYDHHSLSRGAAPTSVASLEDRFEVLKEVGDGSFGSVAVARVRTAGSNVARRGTMVAIKTMKKTFESLAPCLELREVIFLRSLPPHPHLVPALDIFLDPLSRKLHICMEYMDGNLYQLMKARDHKPLDGKHVKSILYQILGGLDHIHAHHFFHRDIKPENILVSTSAPNDSAFSRYSNLVTPPSTPPTYTVKIADFGLARETHSKLPYTTYVSTRWYRAPEVLLRAGEYSAPVDMWAIGAMAVEIATLKPLFPGGNEVDQVWRVCEIMGSPGNWYSKSGAKLGGGEWREGSRLAQKLGFTFPKMAPHSMESILQAPQWPAALSQFVTWCLMWDPKNRPTSTQALNHEYFADAIDPLRPKSSTARLLGRKQSDKSFKSANRDASESSTLSYKSSWFRRSLIGRSESPVPPVESENSSKQSVAYSDLQAGKSKPAATQANSSLAHSGDSANASKASKKIGRQLSVNSHGNHYADIHRQEAERALNGGGTVYSAVTPKESFFSHLRKRARRLSGRNQANSGTDDVEANAGCMPWSNRSSLALDSVNNVGESKQGSDLSELDKALQTVKHSLDSAALGNVPVQITSPIESTKRQSMPQGSIRSMGESPVSTSGTGGPISSRTRRAMQMSNNPIHRYETPEEEDELLDEVLHSASRAARRLAQTEVSSEVSSNYSRPAVGNDSSRPLPSPYPTPSPSAKCDGVCFGHSDATPCRRLPLAEEKTDANTSRQWPTPPYEDGDWAKPAPAKFLTGSATCR; via the exons ATGACTGTCTGCTACGACCACCACTCCTTATCACGGGGCGCTGCGCCCACTTCAGTCGCCAGCCTCGAAGACAGGTTCGAGGTCCTCAAGGAAGTGGGTGATGGCAGCTTTGGTAGCGTGGCAGTCGCACGTGTGCGGACTGCTGGTTCCAATGTTGCACGGAGGGGGACGATG GTTGCCATcaagacgatgaagaagaccttCGAGTCATTGGCTCCCTGCCTCGAACTCCGTGAAGTCATCTTCCTGCGATCCCtgcctccccatccccaccttGTTCCAGCCCTTGATATCTTCCTCGACCCGCTCTCACGCAAACTACACATCTGCATGGAGTATATGGATGGCAACCTTTACCAATTAATGAAAGCCCGGGATCACAAGCCCCTCGATGGCAAGCATGTCAAGAGCATCCTTTACCAGATCTTGGGGGGTCTCGACCATATCCATGCCCATCACTTCTTCCATCGCGACATCAAACCCGAAAACATCCTCGTCTCGACATCCGCCCCTAATGACTCTGCTTTCAGCCGTTACTCTAACCTCGTCACCCCTCCTTCTACTCCCCCGACATATACTGTGAAGATCGCCGACTTTGGTCTCGCCAGAGAGACTCACTCCAAGCTCCCCTACACGACATATGTCTCTACCAGATGGTATCGGGCGCCTGAAGTTCTCCTGCGTGCAGGAGAATACTCAGCACCGGTGGACATGTGGGCTATCGGCGCCATGGCGGTCGAGATTGCTACCCTGAAGCCACTGTTCCCTGGTGGAAACGAAGTTGACCAGGTCTGGCGTGTTTGTGAGATTATGGGAAGCCCTGGTAACTGGTACAGTAAGTCGGGAGCTAAgctcggaggtggtgagtgGAGAGAGGGCTCGCGTCTTGCCCAGAAGCTGGGATTTACGTTCCCGAAG ATGGCGCCCCATTCCATGGAAAGCATCCTTCAGGCGCCCCAGTGGCCCGCCGCTCTTAGCCAGTTCGTCACGTGGTGTTTGATGTGGGATCCTAAGAATAGACCGACTTCGACACAGGCCCTCAACCACGAGTACTTTGCTGATGCCATTGACCCATTGAGACCCAAGTCTTCCACAGCTCGCCTTCTGGGCCGGAAGCAATCGGACAAGAGCTTCAAGTCCGCCAATCGTGATGCGAGTGAATCTTCGACCTTGTCATACAAGTCGTCGTGGTTCCGGAGGTCCTTGATCGGCAGATCGGAAAGCCCGGTGCCACCTGTGGAGAGTGAGAACTCGTCCAAGCAATCGGTGGCTTATTCGGACCTTCAGGCTGGGAAGAGCAAGCCGGCGGCCA CGCAAGCCAATTCGTCTCTCGCCCATTCAGGCGACAGTGCCAACGCCAGCAAGGCGAGCAAGAAGATTGGCAGACAGCTTTCTGTCAACTCGCACGGTAATCACTACGCTGATATCCACCgccaagaagcagagagAGCGCTCAATGGCGGGGGAACCGTGTATTCCGCAGTGACTCCCAAGGAGAGCTTTTTCTCGCACCTCCGCAAGCGCGCTCGCAGACTATCCGGTCGCAACCAGGCCAACTCTGGTACTGACGATGTTGAGGCTAACGCTGGCTGCATGCCTTGGTCGAATCGGTCCTCTCTGGCTCTGGACTCCGTCAACAACGTTGGCGAGTCCAAGCAGGGTTCCGATCTCTCGGAGCTGGACAAGGCCCTCCAGACTGTGAAACATTCGCTTGACTCGGCCGCCCTTGGCAATGTTCCCGTGCAAATCACCTCCCCAATTGAGAGCACCAAGCGCCAATCTATGCCGCAGGGCTCGATTCGCTCGATGGGAGAAAGCCCTGTCTCGACCAGCGGCACTGGCGGGCCAATCTCCAGCCGGACTAGGCGCGCAATGCAGATGTCGAACAACCCTATCCACCGCTATGAGACTcctgaagaggaggacgagcTGCTGGATGAGGTCTTGCATTCAGCGAGCAGGGCTGCTAGGCGTTTGGCACAGACCGAAGTGTCATCGGAAGTTTCGTCGAACTACAGCCGCCCGGCCGTTGGTAACGACAGCTCTCGCCCCCTGCCCAGTCCTTATCCCACTCCCTCTCCGTCCGCCAAATGCGATGGCGTCTGCTTCGGTCACTCCGATGCAACGCCATGCAGACGCCTGCCCCtcgcggaggagaagacggaCGCAAACACCAGTCGCCAATGGCCAACTCCTCCATATGAAGATGGTGACTGGGCGAAGCCAGCTCCGGCAAAGTTCCTGACGGGCTCAGCAACTTGTCGCTAG
- a CDS encoding uncharacterized protein (COG:S;~EggNog:ENOG410PTMK;~InterPro:IPR024630,IPR043069;~PFAM:PF12898), translating into MGPSRRAKVVPNAFAGGYSQTVKNRLDKVVFPDRIKCGTCKKFRFIGTFSNRQLDILRHAVVADGVSPVTSGIARCRQCTGPGNTELKCSQCDRVKSIEEFAKNQRQERDTARCMNCVQKHTETEPLIDELKQITGGDDTTASSVTSQAGSSSMAVSFKRLQLTGAHEGSGYSDDEDDDDDLSVGGGVFLEPGHTDENSSTNKGKERVFTGYDPQGNPHVLTHRAEVTQSYESEWSVWGVKSKATRSEAGPARATPKKESKFAKIPRTIYEKGELPSMAIPDASGANIPSDDEEEENDLDGFL; encoded by the exons ATGGGGCCATCCAGACGGGCCAAAGTGGTTCCCAACGCCTTTGCCGGTGGCTATAGCCAGACAGTCAAGAATCG GCTTGACAAGGTTGTTTTCCCGGATAG AATCAAGTGCGGAACCTGCAAGAAGTTTCGGTTCATCGGCACTTTTTCTAATAGACAGTTGGACATTCTACGCCATGCGGTAGTGGCCGATGGAGTTTCGCCTGTTACCAGCGGAATTGCCAGATGCAGACAGTGCACCGGTCCAGGCAATACTGAATTGAAATGCTCCCAGTGTGACCGTGTCAAATCAATTGAAGAGTTCGCGAAGAATCAGCGTCAGGAGCGTGATACTGCG CGATGCATGAACTGTGTCCAGAAGCATACGGAGACTGAACCTTTGATTGATGAATTGAAGCAGATCACCGGAGGCGATGATACTACTGCTAGCTCTGTTACT AGTCAGGCAGGCAGTAGCTCTATGGCTGTCTCGTTCAAGCGGCTCCAGCTGACCGGTGCTCATGAGGGATCTGGTTAcagcgacgatgaggatgacgatgacgatttatccgttggcggtggtgtcTTCCTTGAACCTGGACACACCGACGAGAATAGCAGCACCAACAAGGGCAAAGAGAGAGTCTTCACCGGCTACGATCCTCAGGGAAATCCCCATGTACTCACTCACCGTGCGGAGGTCACCCAGTCCTACGAGAGCGAATGGTCTGTCTGGGGAGTCAAGAGCAAGGCTACTAGAAGTGAGGCCGGTCCCGCCAGAGCTACGCCGAAGAAGGAGTCCAAGTTCGCGAAGATTCCG CGCACCATCTATGAGAAGGGTGAACTGCCGAGCATGGCCATTCCCGACGCCAGCGGTGCGAATATTCCttctgacgatgaggaagaagagaatgattTGGACGGCTTTCTGTGA
- a CDS encoding putative DRAP deaminase (COG:F;~EggNog:ENOG410QEB2;~InterPro:IPR002125,IPR016193;~PFAM:PF08210,PF00383,PF18785;~go_function: GO:0003824 - catalytic activity [Evidence IEA]): protein MTTDSGTPSTPHLTYMTQCLALARKAPALPTNFRVGALLLSRSKADTTPSYSSDILLSTGYTMELAGNTHAEQCCLSNYAAVHGVPDEQVHTVLPHDDPERKLVMYVTMEPCGKRLSGNAPCVERIIKTRQGGEGQGIQKVYFGVKEPGTFVGQSEGVRRLEEAGVEWEVVPGLEREILEVAVEGHEREKREEVVGRALEGVKTDLDNVSEEERRRQERQPRNPMKRMMEGETMM from the coding sequence ATGACCACAGACTCGGGAACCCCCAGCACCCCCCACCTCACCTACATGACCCAATGCCTCGCGCTCGCACGCAAAGCCCCCGCCCTCCCAACCAACTTCCGCGTCGgcgctctcctcctcagccgaAGCAAAGCCGACACTACCCCCAGCTACTCCTCCGACATCCTGCTCTCAACCGGCTATACAATGGAACTGGCCGGCAACACGCACGCCGAACAATGCTGTCTATCGAACTACGCCGCCGTGCACGGCGTACCTGATGAGCAAGTGCACACTGTTCTCCCCCACGACGATCCTGAAAGGAAACTAGTCATGTATGTGACTATGGAACCCTGTGGGAAGAGACTCTCGGGCAATGCGCCGTGCGTGGAGAGGATCATTAAGACGAGAcagggtggggagggacaGGGTATACAGAAGGTGTACTTTGGGGTGAAGGAGCCGGGCACGTTTGTGGGGCAGTCGGAGggggtgaggaggttggaggaggcgggcgTGGAGTGGGAGGTTGTGCCCGgcttggagagggagatttTGGAGGTGGCAGTTGAGGGTcatgagagggagaagagggaggaggtggtggggagggcgttggagggggtgaagaCGGATTTGGATAATGttagtgaggaggagaggaggaggcagGAGAGGCAGCCGAGGAATCctatgaagaggatgatggagggggagactATGATGtga